The Bos taurus isolate L1 Dominette 01449 registration number 42190680 breed Hereford chromosome 13, ARS-UCD2.0, whole genome shotgun sequence genome contains a region encoding:
- the LOC100847118 gene encoding uncharacterized protein isoform X2 has protein sequence MLGQTEMRQRVSPPGSASARQMEGGSCLRVAGNRPASSHVVQFDLQPTFLAPRRKQHGAQGSLRGVPILSRDSWPRGVLPLSVPSGPCGRLFSRTRSRYWVLKLNSADCSEPLPLASFFNESTACRGVMEAVMSGAF, from the exons TTCCGCCAGCGCCCGACAGATGGAGGGTGGGTCCTGTCTCCGAGTCGCCGGGAACCGTCCAGCATCTTCTCACGTCGTCCAGTTTGACCTGCAGCCGACATTCCTGGCGCCCCGG AGGAAGCAGCACGGTGCACAGGGGTCCCTGAGAGGTGTCCCCATCCTGTCAAGAGACAGCTGGCCCAG AGGTGTCCTCCCTTTGTCTGTCCCTTCTGGGCCATGTGGAAGGCTTTTTAGCAGGACTAGAAGCAGATACTGGGTTCTCAAGCTCAACTCGGCTGACTGCTCTGAGCCTCTGCCACTGGCCTCCTTTTTCA ACGAGTCCACTGCGTGCAGAGGCGTCATGGAAGCTGTCATGTCAGGAGCATTCTAG